The Macaca nemestrina isolate mMacNem1 chromosome 17, mMacNem.hap1, whole genome shotgun sequence genome contains the following window.
AGTTAAGAAGCAGGTTTCAGAGACAGGAGTATAGAGCTGCACCATCCGGGGATCCACAGCCATTTTGGTGTCAGGATCAGCTGCATCAGGGCTGTAGTTATCCTGTATCTGCAAACCCTGCCTCATGGCCTCAGCGCCTTGAAGCACAGCGAATccaaaaaggaagggaaaaataagccaggcgtggtggtgtgcacctgtaatcccagctactggggaggctgaggcaggagaatcgcttgaacccggggcgcagaggttgcagtgagccgagatgccgccattgcacttcagcctgggcaacagtgcgagaccccatcttgaagaaaatgaaaacaaaaataagcaaacaaacacaaaacgaaacaaacaaaaccaaaaagggaggaagaagggggcCACTTGGACTTTCTAGTTCCAGCAGGGAGAGCCTGGAGGCTTAGCCGGCTGCTGCCTTTGCTTGTCACTGCCACAGGGTGTCAGTGTTGACAGATGGTCCCACACAGTACCATCAAACCAAGTGGGTCTGCAGATCCGGGTTCCCAGCTGCTGTGGATCTCTGAGGAGGATGATCTGCTTCTTCAGGGCCTAGTCCAGCTGTGGGTGTCGTCTTGCTTGGGTTTCCAGGGCTCCAGTCCCTTCCCGAAGGATCATCCACACCACCAGGGGTCAGGCAGCCCCTtctcattgattcttttttttttttttttttttttggagaccgagtctccctctgtctcccaggctggagtgcagtggcgcgatctcggctcactgcaacttccatctcctggcttcaagcaattttcctgcctccgcctctggagtagctaggattacaggtgtgcaccaccacgcccggctaatttttgtattcctagtagagacagggtttcatcgtgttggccaggctgttctcaaacgcctgacctccggtgatctgcccacctcccaaagtgctgggatttcaggctgagccaccacacccagcttcacTGATTCTTAAAGCAGGGTCTCATATCTCTCTTCCAGTATAATAGAGCTTCTGAGGGTAGCTGCCTTCATCGTCTATAGGAGGAGGCCCCACCCCCTAAATGGTTTTGATCATATTGTttctgaacattttaacaatCAGCTCAGGCTTAAGTTACAGCTACCTTGATTATCTCCAGAGGAAGAGTGGCCTTTAATGCTCCAAAAGtttattgtctttattattatttttgagacagaatcttgctcagCCAcccagctgcagtgcagtggcatgatcggctcagtgcaactctgcctcctgtgctggagcgattctcatacctcagtagctaggaatacaggagtgcaccaccacatctggctaatttatatatatatatatatatatatatatatatatatatatttttttttttttttttttttttgagatggagtctcgctctgtcgaccaggctggagtgcagtggcgcaatggagtgcagtggcgcgatctcggctcactgcaagctctgcctcccaggttcacgccattctcctgcctcagcctcccgagtacctgggactacaggcacctgctaccacgcccggctattttttgtatttttagtagagacggggtttcacagtgttagccaggatggtctcgatctcctgacgttgtgatccgcccgcctcggcctcccaaagtgctgggattataggcgtgaaccaccgtgcctggctgtttATCCTCTCAAGGATGGTCAGGGTGACATTTTGGTGTCTTTCTCTCTAGACCCGAGAAAGCATAAGTTATATCTTTAGTGGGACTTCTTACCATAGggttaataataatgtttacCTTAGAAAATTATCGTTAGAAAGAAATGACATAATACCTGCAATAAACTAGCATGGTACTGGAGACGTGTTCACATTTGTTGGTTTTAATTATTACACTGATAATTCTGGTGGGAATTAAGCACATCATTATAATCACATAAACtcaaagcaagaatcagaaatCCATGGTGACCTTGAGGGCCATCAAAAGTCACAGACACCGTGCACAGCTTTCCGatttttctagtctttttcttgcttcttccCCTACTTTCCCCCACAGTTTGGTCCCCTATGATTTAGGACTACTAGTAGGGTGACCAGTCCTATTAGCTGAGTTTGCATTGAGCTGAGGGATTCTTGGAAGGAATGTAGGACTTTCAGTGTTGACATTGAGAAAGTCTCCTGAAAACCAGGACAAGTTGGTAACCCTAATCCCAGCGGTGCTCATCACATGCCTCAGCACTCCAGGGCCTTCTGAATTAAAGAAGCAGCCAGGCAAAGTGTCAGCTTGTCTTGGCCTAGAAGCCCAGACCTTGTAAttcagaagaaaagggaaggggtcAGTTCTGCTCTGAACTGTGTATAAAGGGACAAAACCCACCACGTGTATTTCAACAACGCTCATGGAAGAAATTCAGAAGTGGTCATTTTAGGTTAGGGTAAATTCAGAAAAATGACAGAGTCAGGAAAACATCCCAGGGGTCAAGGATGACTCGAGCTCTGCCTACTGAACTCTTCTTTGTGCCAGTCTCGCTAATCTTATGTTCAGGAAGAGTTTTCATTAGAAAATACCActaagggccaggcgcagtggctcacgcttgtaatcccagcattttgggaggccaaggcgggtggatcacctgaggccaggagtttgagaccagcctggccaacatggcaaaaccctgtctttactaaaaatccaaaacctagccctgtgtggtggtgcacacttataatcccagttactcaagaggctgagggatgagaatcacttgaacccgggcagtggaggttgcagtgagccgagatcgcaccactgcactccagcctctgtctcaaaaatgaaaacaaaaatagactacTAACATTTTTCAGTTGTGAGAATATAAAAAAATCTCCATCTTAACCGTTTTACGTGTACAGTTCAGTCATGtcaagtacattcacattgtcatgcaaccatcaccaccatccatctccagaacccTTTTCATCTTGCACAGCCGAAACCCTGTGCTCATTAAATAGCTCCCTCAGCCACTGGCAGCCACCAtcctactttttgtctctatgaatttgactgctctGAGTACCTCATATGACTGGAATcagacagtatttgtctttttgtgactggctcatGAGAAACACTTTTGAGATGACTGGTTGGAATTAGGAGCAGGTGGCACCACAACTGGTCCAGGCCTCTCATCTCCTCGTTCTTCTTTTTCCCTGTTCCACCAATACAACAGCTGTGGACACATGGGTCTCATCTTTGCAGTCCCTAACACAGTGGTTTTCAACCTTGtttacacattagaatcacctgggaaagtTTTCAAACTGTTCTTGCCTGGACCAGATTCCAGGTTAATTATATCAGAATGTCAGGGAGTGAGTGCTTACATATGCATCGTTTAGAAAACACCTAGGCATCTCAAATTTGCAGTGGAAATTGCTGTCCACAGCAAGTTGATGAGCTGAAATGTGGAATAACAGTGGGTGAATCAAAAGAGTGTAAAGTAGATGGTCTTTAAGGTCTTTTTATATTGTAAAATGTGCAAAGTCATGTAGTATCTTTCTAATTCTCACCCAGCAGTGGTTGAGTGGATTCACCTATACCTGAGGGGAGCTGGGCGGACAGTCTCCCTGCAGTGTTGCTCCCCCTGCAGTTCAGTTATATGTTACGACCACTCCACTTTAGAACCCTCTTAGTCACCCATGCAGGCGCTGGACATTGTCATTCCCCTGTCAcatgcattcaacaaatacttattaagaTGGCTTGCCTCTCCTTTTAAAACACGGAAGCCAAGAGATAATGATAATTGTGCTCATTCCATTGACTTCTAAAGACCGTGAGAtttgtgaataattttttaaggCCGAATGAAGGACGTTGCAGGAATATTGATTCTAGCTTTGTGCAAGAAATAGTTTTCTGCAATGAGAGTGGTTTAATAGAATGAGTAGCCCTGTGAAAAAGTGATTCCCTCGGTTCTAGTGCTACACGTAATTGGAATACTGACTATAATAGATGCCGGAGGATAAGATTCCCAAAGTAGAAGAAACTAGACTGACTTATGAGGCCCTTCTAATTCcaaaatgcataattttaaagCCAGATAGTAGAAGAACAATGTAAGATGCAGGAATGGCTTCTGAGCTGAGAAATGAAGCAGCTCTAGAGTTTTGATTATTTTGGCCTTCAACCACGTCCCAAGGACGGAGTTATTAACTGTAAGATAGCCAAAAATGAATACAAGTGGGTCTCGTTATCAAGAAAATTCATTATAGCACATAAGAATCAGAACTTCTGAAGAAGAATTAATTAGGGGGTTGATTATTTGCATTGCAAAATAATTCCTGACTTCATGAATCATTTTTGGATACTAGAGTTCCTGTGAGCATCTTAGTATGGATTTATAGGTCACGAGTCACTTAGCCAAAGTGCTTGGGAGAGTAAACTCTTAACTATAAAGAGCTAACCACCACTCTTTAGTGCTTATTATTTCCTAATTGTCATTAGGAAAACGATATAGTTTCACGACACATATGTAGACACTCcatcagaaaacacaaaacaccaGAAAATTCAATGCAGAAATAACTACAATTTCTTGAGTACTATATAATGTGTCAAATATATCattgcatttaatcctcacataaTCCTTGTAAAGCAATATATTATTATCTCAGCTTGGTGAAGTAATTTATTCAGGAGCAACAAATGACGTACAACCCAAATCTTTCTGATTCTTTCCCTTACACCGAGTTACCCCAATCTACATCTCTCAGAACAAACTTGCTCACAGACAGCTTGGAGACCATGTGTGTTTGGATGAATTTTTGcccttaaaatgttttcagtatgTGTTGCCAGTGTTTAAATGTTAGATTTCACGTAAAAGTCTGGATGTCCTGGCTGTCTCAAAGAATCAGAAGTTCTGGAAGTCCTGTCCCTGCAGTCCTGATGGTGACAGGCTGGGTGGGTCCTACCTCAGCGGGGGCTTGAGTTCTGCAGGTTGTGCTTCTTCCTACCCCTCTGTGTTGCATCCTCCGAAGGAAAGCGAGTGTCATCGGGGATTTATCCCCTCCCATCCAGCCCTCATTGCTCACATTGTTATCTTCCTGGCACCTGTTGTCACTGCATTTGCAACCCCAAATAAAATCTCTCTTCCACTTCCCTTGCCCTAATTCAGATCCCAAATGCTCTGGTTCTGTATGTCTCCAAGTAATTTTTGCATTGTTCTCATTTCCCAAGAGTAGTTGGGCTTAAGGAAAATTCATCTTAAAATTCTTCTGCACAGAAGTAGTTCTATGACATTGTTTCCTCTCCTGTTGGGGAGTTTTTGCCTCCGCACTTAATAGCCcttcttgttttcatttcttcccgCTCCTGGAGGGCCAGGTTTGGTGTTACTGGTGATGGTGGGGGAGGAAGAAATGCCTTCAAGTCATCTCTGGGATGACTAATGAGCTATGACCAGCAAGCTGGGACCACTGAGCTGGTGGAATGGCCTTAGTGAGTAACAGACTGCAGTGATGTGTCAGCTTTCTTCTGGCCCAGGAACAGTCAAATCTTTTATATTTCAGCGGCCTGGTTCCCAATAGACCCTGCAGGCCCTACAGGTCATCTTCCCAAGCTGCCCCTCGCTCCATACCACCCCCTTCCACCCCAAAATATTATAGAAGGACACCTAGCCAGACAAAATGATACAACTTAATTTTATTAGGACATGGCTGGTGGGCACTGGAGTGGCACCTTCCGGAGCCAGGAGAGGCACTGGCAAGGGGTCACAGGATGCCACGCGGGCACCTAGAAGCCACAGCTGCCCTCCACAGAGCGGCACTGCACCATGCGCAGGAATGTCTCGACCTTGTTCATGTCCTTCCTGAAACAGTGGAGCAGCCAGTAGTTCTTGAGCAGTGTGTCATCATTGTGCGAGTTTGTGTCAAACTTGCTGTAGGTCTGCTTGAAGATCTGCCCAGTCCGGGGGCTACCATCTTCCAGCCTCTGCAAagtgaaggaagagaaggagaggccAAGTGCTTGGTCACTGTTCCCTCCctgtctcattcattcattttcctccctcccctccaagGGAGAAAGGCCTGGAGGATTCACCAGGGGAAATGAAGAATAAGGTGAGTTCTCTTGGGTCAGTGCCTGACTGCTAAAAAGAGGGCAGCAGTGTTTCTCTCCCCCAGCCCTCGAAGCCAGTGAGGTTccagggttggggacccctggcgCCACCCTCACCCCCATCAGCGTTTGGATGCCTTCCTCTAGGCTTTTTAGGAGGTCATAGACGTCGCTGTCTGAGGTGCCATACACCAGCCTGTTGGCAAACACACTCCTGAGGAACTGCACAGGCTCCAGCCAGGACTGGATGAGCAGTAGGGAGATGTGGAGCAGCTCTAGGTTCTGCAGGGGAAGGACCGGAAGTGGCTGTGCTGCCCGTGGCTCTGACCACAGGCCTCCCCCATCCCCGCCTGGGGGAGAAGGCATCCACTCACGGATTTCTGTTGTGTTTCCTCCATGTTGGAGGGTGTGGGAATAGACTCTGAGAAGCAGAGGGAGGTCTGGGGGTTCCGCAGGAATGAATACTTCTGTTGCTTTGGGATATAGGCTTCTTCCTAGGAGGAGGACCCCGCCACCAAGAAGGACTGCCGGTTTCTATGCTGGAGACCAGCTCCCATTGTTACTTTTCTGGGAACCTCACTCAGCATATGCTCATCTTCCTGCATTTTCGCTTCAGAAAACAACCCTGAACTCCTTAGTCTCCTCCCATGACTTCCCAGGGGGGAAAGTCACCCCTTCTTGCCACCCCTGACATGCACCCATTCCCCAAGAGCTTACAAACTCCTGGTAGGTGTCAAAGGCCAGCCAGTGCAGGCGATAGGCGTGGATCATAGCGTTGTCAAAAAGCCTGGTTAAGGGTACGCTTGGGACCCTACCAGCCTCttgaagccaaggcaggcagaggaggGCAAAAGCCAGGAGCAGGGACGTCTGGGAGCCTGGGGAGAAACCGGAGGACAACGGAGGAGGCCGAGAGCAAGAGGCCAGCACTGTCCCTGgcccaggagctgttttttttttttttttttttttcctctctctccatccctccagGGTCCAGGAACATTGTGAGATTGGCCAAATATCTGGGCTTAGATGGTGATACTCACATTCAGAAGCCCCAAACCTGAGGATTAGATTCCCCGTCCCATCTACAGGGCGCCGCCTCTTCCTTCGGGACACATCGTGTGGAAATGGATTTTAGGGGCGCTTACCTGCAGCCATTGCAGCTAGGTGG
Protein-coding sequences here:
- the LOC105483028 gene encoding somatotropin-like, encoding MAAGSQTSLLLAFALLCLPWLQEAGRVPSVPLTRLFDNAMIHAYRLHWLAFDTYQEFEEAYIPKQQKYSFLRNPQTSLCFSESIPTPSNMEETQQKSNLELLHISLLLIQSWLEPVQFLRSVFANRLVYGTSDSDVYDLLKSLEEGIQTLMGRLEDGSPRTGQIFKQTYSKFDTNSHNDDTLLKNYWLLHCFRKDMNKVETFLRMVQCRSVEGSCGF